Below is a genomic region from Gillisia sp. Hel_I_86.
AAGCCCAATGGAAAAATCGGGAACAATGCACCTCCTGGTTTAAGCGTATGCAAGAAACGACCTGTTGTAGGACCGCCAACCGAATCAATAACGAGGTCAACACCAGAAATTATCTCATGCGCATGGGTTTTTGTGTAGTCAATGAATTCGTCGGCACCAAGATCGCGTAAAAATGCTTCCTGCTTTCCGGATGCTACGGCAATTACTCTTGCTCCTTTCCATTTCGCTATTTGAACTGCAAAGTGTCCCACGCCACCTCCAGCGCCGTTCACCAGGACGGTTTTACCTTCAAGTGCTACGGGTTCATGCTTATTAGGTTGGAGCGGATTCTGAACATTGTGCCCTAAATCAATCATAAACTGCCAAGCGGTAAGTAATGACATTGGAGCAGCAGCTGCATGTATATGATCAATTCGTTCTGGTTTAAGAGCGATTTGCGATGCAGGAACGCTTACATATTCTGCATAGGCCTTGCTTTCCCCAAAAACACCCTCGGGAAAACGAACCATACCATATACTTCGTCTCCAATGGAAAAATCCTTGACATCATCAGCGACCCTCTCTACTATGCCTGAAATATCCGTCCCCAAAATAATGGGGAAAGATCCTTCCGGTTGCCATTCCTTGGGAAGGGACTTGTATCCGTCACGAAGATACCAGTCAGGGGGATTCATTCCTATGGCGTGGACTTTTACGAGTACCTCACCTAGTTTCACTTCGGGTACCGGTGCATCTTCATATTGCAGCACTGAAGGACCACCGAACTCGTGCTGGCGTATTGCCTTCATTATGCTTGTCTTTTTACTTTTTTCTATTATCTCCATTTGGATAAGATTTTAAATCGTTAATGAACTCTATTGAGCTCTACTATTATTTGCAATGAATTGGCAAAGTTAGATGCAATGTTTACTTTTGACAAGTATGTACTTATTTGTATGCTACATACCAAAAAGTATGTATTACTGATTTTTAGATAATTAAAACCTAATAAAAGTGAAGAAAAAAGAAAAAGAATGTCCAGATGTTCCTACTTGCTCTGTTGATTATGCATTTAAACGTATCGGTGGAAAGTATAAGGGTAGGATCTTATGGTATTTGCACGAACATAAAATCCTACGATACGGAGAATTGGGCAGGACAGTGCCAGATATTACCACCAAAATGCTGACTCAAACACTTCGGGAATTGGAAAACGACAATTTAGTCGACCGAAAAGTATATCACCAAGTACCGCCCAAAGTGGAATATTCCTTGACAGAGGTCGGTAAGGAGTTGATTCCATTTATCAGTTACCTAAAAGAATGGGGAGATAAACAAATTCAAAAAACCAACTCTTAAAATATCCTAATCACAGTTAAGGGAACAGCATTAAAAAGTTTAAAAAACAAGGGCTTTACACTAGAGCTGGACCTTTAGAATACGAATCTTCTATAATTCTTATTCGGATTGATGAAGCCGCTATACTTATTGACGTTATTTCAATTTCTTTATGGACGTTGTAAAGCGATATTAGAAAAAAGATTTAGTTACACTTTTAATTATAAGTCAATTGCTGCTAGGTCCATTTCCATTCGCTGTTTTTCTTCATCGGTATTCATCTTTTTGAAACTAAACTTTGGAGCTATTCGAGACAGCAGTTTACCCAACTTTGACATTCCTATTACTATTTCATCTTGACCATTCACCAGACCTTTAAACGCCTTTTGAGCGAAAAGTTCAGAAGTCATTAAGGATATATTTTTTCCTTTGTTCATTTGCGTATCAACCGCAGGAGGAATTATCTCTACTACACGGATCGATTTTTTTTGAAGGTTGAACCTTAAGCCTTGTGTTATAGCTCTTAGTGCTGTTTTACTTGCACTATAGGCCGATGATTGTGCCGATGGTATAAAGACATAGCCCGTGGTAACATTTACAATAATAGCGTCAACATTTTTCTCTAAAACAGGCATTAATTCCTGGATCAAGGCCATTGGTGCCACTAAATTTGTCGTTAGTTGAGATTCCAAAATAGGGATATATTTGGGGTCCATAATATCTGTAATACTATAAATTCCTGCATTATTGACCAGAACATTTAGTTTAGGAAAATGATTCGCAATTTCTGTCTTCAAGGCTTTCCTCCCTTCTTTGGATGAAACATCCGCGACAATGGTATGTAACAAGGGAACTTTTTCTTGGGCTTTATCAAGGGTGGCCTTTGTCCTTCCACAGATGATTACTTCGTTTCCTTTATTTAAAAAAATTTCGGCCATGGCCAGACCAATTCCGGTACCACCTCCTGTTATAAGTACCGTATTTCCATTTTGTTTCATTCTTAATATTTTAGAATTCAGTTGCAAAATTAATCCTAACACTATACTTTTGCAAGTAGTTACCATTTAGTATATTAATATACTAAAGGTTACTTTAACTATAAACCAATGCTTTAATAAAATATAATAAATGAAAAATGATGAAAATTGTGAGTTTGACTTATCGGATTTACATTTTATTCTAAAAGTTTTAGGTGGTAAATGGAAACTTCACATCCTGACAAGCTTATACATTGGCAAAAAAAGATTTAAAGAGCTGGAACGCGATGTGGTCGGCATTTCACCGAAGATGCTGATCAAGGAACTAAAGGACCTTGAAGCTATTGGTATTGTAAACCGGCAAACCTTCAATACCGTCCCTATTACCGTTGAATATAGTTTAACAGATGACGGACTTACTTTAAAACCAGTTTTGGATCACATGAGAGAATGGGCAAGTGAGTTTAAACAAAAAGTAAACTCAGTAGGATAAATTTTATAGAAAAGCCTTTAAAATTTAAAAATCTAAATAGTTTTCCCTTTTACTTTGTTCCTATGATTTTCGCCCCAAGAACTTAATTCCTCCAAAACATTTTTAAGTGAATGACTATACTCGGTAGCTTCATAAATAATACTTACCGGGGTGGTTGGATATACGTTCCGTTTAATTAGAAAATTCAACTCCAAATCCTTCAGTTCGTTGGCCAATACCTTGGGAGATATTCCTTTGACTTCCTTTTGAAGTTCATTAAACCGCTTTGAGGAATGCATTAAACAAAGCACCAATGGCAATTTCCATTTGCCATTCAAAACAAACATTGCATCGAATACATTTTTAAGTGACCCTGAACATTCTTCTTTAGTAGGAAGTGTTTTTTCTTCATGAATTTTCATACCGGTAAAGATAAAAACTTTCCTAAAGGAAAGCGCTTTCCTTTGGGTAACTACTATCTTTTGCATAGCTATTCCGGCTAGTTTTGTGTTTTCAAAGTTTAAAAAAATACAAAATGGATTCAAAACGCATCTTACAAATCAACTCCAGTATCATGGGAGATAAATCGTATAGCAGAAAATTAGGAAATGCTATCGTTGAAAAAATAAAAGTGAAATACCCTAATAGTACGGTTGAACAATTGGATTTAGTGGAAAGCAATATCCCGCACTTAACACCAGAAACTTTACAGGCAATGTTTACCCCAGAAGAGCATCAAACCGATGAAGTAAGGCAAGCACTTCAATTGTCGGATACATTGTTGAAACAATTATTTGAAAGTGATATACTAGTAATAGGTGCACCACTTATCAACCTAACCATTCATTCTTCCCTTAAAGCATGGATAGACCATATAACACGTCGTGGAATTACATTTGGCTATAATGAAGCTGGTATTCCAATTGGATTCATCACAGGAAAAAAAGTATATGTAGCCATGAGTTCCGGAGGTATCTATACCGATGAACAAGGCAAATCGAATGATTTTGTAGCACCTTACCTAAAATCATTCTTAGGCTTTTTGGGTATGACCGACCTTACAGTGGTTAGAGCTGAAGGACTTCACATTCCCGTTATACAGGATACGGCATTGGAGAAAGGAGTTCATAGTATTGTAATTAATTAATATACTACTCTCGTCATTTGCTGAAAAAGCCATGAGTATTTCATGGCTTTTTTCATTATCCCCATTCCTGTTATAAAATCCCTCATTTAGGTTATATCCTCTTGTATCCGCTTAATGATATTTGCATCATAAAAATAAAATATAAGTATGAATATAGTAGTTACAGGTTCCTTAGGGAACATCAGCAAGCCACTCGCTACAGAATTGGTCCAAAAAGGTCATAACGTTACCGTCATCAGCAGCAAGGACGAAAGACAACGAGCCATCGAAGACATCGGGGCTAAAGCTGCCATTGGTTCTATCCAAGATGCCGAATTTCTTATAAACACTTTCAAAGGAGCAGATGTGGTTTACCTCATGGAAGCTTGGGAAGGTATCGGTAGCATCTTTGATAAGGATGTGGATTTTGTTGCAGGATTTCATCGTATTGGCAACAATTACAAACAAGCCGTAGAAGTGTCAGGTGTGAAAAATATTGTCCATCTGAGCAGTGTAGGAGCTCACAGCAAAACAGGTTATGGCACGCTTACTGCCCATCACGATGTAGAAAACATTTTGAAACAACTGCCTGATGATGTTGCTATCAAGTTTATGCGACCTGTAGGTTTTTATACCAATCTATACAGGTCTGTTCAAACGATCAAAGACAAAGCTGCTTTCATTTCCAATCACGGTGGCGACGTAAAGGAACCATTGGTTTCACCATTGGATATAGCTGCTGCCATTGTGGAAGAAATGGAATCTCCTTTTGAAGGAAGAAAAGTACGCTATATAGCCAGTGATGATGTTTCGCCAAATGAAATTGCAAAAATTATAGGTGAGGCTATCGGAAAACCAGACTTACAATGGATAATGATTCCAGATGAACAGATGCTCGAAGGCATGTTGGGCATGGGCGTAAATACAAAAATTGCAGAAGGTATGGTAGAAATGCAGGCCAGTCAGCGAAACGGAAAGCTATACGAAGATTTTTATGAAAACAAGCCTACTTATGGTAAGGTGAAATTCACTGATTTTGCCAAAGAATTTGCACTGGCATATAACAAATAAAAGAACGAAAAATGAAGAAAGCATTAATAACAGGAGCCAACAAAAGTATTGGCTATGAAACCGCACGACAACTATTACAAAAAGGATATTACATTTTCTTGGGCAGTCGCAATCTGGAAAACGGAACAGCAGCTGTCGAAAAACTGAAAGCCGAAGGACTAACGAATGTTGAAGTCGTACAATTGGATGTTACCAATGACGATTCAGTAAAATCGGCAAGAATCGAAATTGGTAAAAAAACGGAAGTCCTGGATGTGCTCATCAACAATGCAGGTATCAATGGCGGTTGGCCCCAAGCTGCTTTAGAGGCAAGCATTGACCAGTTCAGACAAGTATTCGAAACCAATGTATATGGTGTGGCAAGGGTTACACAGGCATTCATTGATATGTTGCGAAAATCGCCGCAACCACGAATAGTAAATGTGTCATCGAGTGGCTGTTCGCTAACTTTACATTGCGATCCTACTTGGAAATACTATTCACACAAAGCGGCTGTTTATCCGGCATCAAAAGCCGCTCTCAATATGTACACTATCAATTTGGCATACGAATTAAGGGATACGCCATTTAAAGTAAATGCGGTATGTCCGGGATTTGTGGCAACGGACTTCAATGGCCATCGTGGAACGGGAACCGTTCAAGAAGCAGGTACCCGAATTGCCAAATATGCAATGATTGGCGCGGATGGACCCACAGGAAAGTTTATCAGCGAAGAACACAATCCGGAAACTGGCGAATGCCCTTGGTAAAAATATTGCTTTTGAATTTTGTAAATTTGAGAATGAAAAAGGAAGAGAATACACTTTATAAATTTGAATCATTAACGGACTTTCATCGGGTGTTTGGATTACCAAAACCTATGCACCCGCTGATTAGTTTTGTAGATATAACGGACTTAGAAACTCTACCCTATGATTTTCCGAAATCTATGGCAATGAACTTCTATAAGATTTCCTATAAAACGGGGATGTGTGGGCAAGCAAAATACGGACAAAGCTATTATGATTTTGGAGAAGGTGGCTTGGTGCTTACCTCGCCAAACCAAGTATTTGAAAGTCCCAGTGGCAATCATGCAAGTGGTCGTTTATTACTGGTCCACCCCGATTTCCTTTTAACCTATCCATTGGCAAAGAAGATTAAGGAATACGGTTTCTTTTCCTATGCCACTAATGAGGCACTGCATTTATCAGATAATGAAAGAAAAACAATCTTATCCATTTTTGAAATCATCGACGACGAATTAAAAAGTAGGATTGATGATTTTAGTCAGGATGTCATGATAGCGCAACTTGAACTATTATTAAATTACTGTAACCGTTTCTACAAACGACAATTCATAACTCGTAAGGTCGTAAACAACGATTTATTACAAAAAATAGAAGAAATTTTAGACAACTATTTTAATGACTCCACACCATTGAAGGAAGGAATTCCAACCGTGCAATTGCTATCTGAAAAATTAAATATTTCCCCCAGTTATTTAAGTGATATGTTAAGAACGCTTACCGGTCTAAGTGCACAGCACCATATACACAATAAACTTGTGGAAAAGGCAAAAGAAATGCTCTCAATTTCCGAATTGACAGTTAATGAAATAGCCTACCAATTGGGTTTTGAATATCCACAAAGTTTTAGCCGATTGTTTAAAAGTAAAAGTGGGGTAAGTCCGATGGAGTTTAGGGCTAGTTTTAATTGAATTAAAAATCGAAAAGGATAAATCCATCCTGAAGTATTAATTTTTGATATCAAGTCCCTATAAGTTTACGGGTTATTATCCAGTATTTTCATTGTCCAATGAAAGCAGGGCTGTTTTGGAGCTGAATGAAAGGAAAAAGGAAAACTTAAAATTAAAAGTATTGCAGGACGGGGTGTATAAAATTACAGACAGAAAAATGTCTTAGAACAGGCACCCTTTTAATTATAATAACTTTTGGGGTAGAGTTCATCGTAAACTCTTTTAATAGATTTTTTAAAAATATTGATTCTTTCATCTTCGTGGCCCTCAAGTTCATTAATAATTTCCGCGTAATGACTTTTAACTAACTTTAGTTTACGAATAGAAAGAGCATATAAAAACTCTATAATTGCTTCTCCCTGATACTCATTTATATGTTTGATAAAGGTTTTTATCAAAGTTAGCATATCGTTAGAGTGTTGCTGACTATAAGAGTAGTTAAGTTCTTCTTCCCTTGCGGCCCTGAGTATTGACGCCTGAATGATTCCATCATTAAATCTGTTGAAAATAAAAGGATCCAAAATATTCTTCACGAAACTAGTTTGATATAGACCGTCTTCTTTATTGTTTCGCATATTATTTAATACACAAGATATAGTGAAATAGACATCGGATTGAGTAACATTTTCATGATAATTATTATCATTGAAGAAAGCAGAATTTTTTCTAATTTTAAGTGGTTGTTTGTTTATATCAGTATAGAATATGGATTCACTTCCTCCTCTTGTTTGAATATTTGCAAATTCACTTATTATCTTCAGTCTCTCTTCAATAAATTTTGGCGGTACGCCTGAATCTTGTTGAATCCATTGCAAATGCTCAATCTCTTTTTCCCAAGGTGTGTCAGAGCTTGAATTATCACATTGAATAGCTTCTATCTCAACAAAGGAACTATTTTCTTTACCATAAAGACCATATTTCACATTTGTCTTCAACTCACTATATTTAGACGAGTCACTTATTCTATTGATGCCAATGAAATATATTAACCTTAAGCTCTCATAGTTTCTGAAAAAGCGACTGAGGTAAAGAAGGTTTTTTCCATTTGAAATACAAGATCCAACGATTAAAATTGAACCAACCTCATTCTCCTCAATTAACGATTCTGTCAATTCCGACTGATTAAAAATTAAAATCTCATCTCGAGTATCAGGTTTAATGCGGTTTCGAATATATTCAGATAGCTTAAATGATCCTTTGTCATTAAGATGCACAATATATTTTAGCGAAGCTGGAACATATTGCATTATATAGGCATCTAACTTTTTTTTATGGCTTTCGAAATGACTCTTTCCAATGTCATCGATGACATTCTCATAATCTATATACAAATTATATTTTTTTCTAGCTGCCGATTCTTCACTATATGAAACCTTTAAGGATGTTCTTTCTGTTTCCCCATTGTATTTAAATATTTCTACAAAATCTTTTATTGATTTAGTAATATATTTTGAGGCCGAAATATTTCTTGTATTTATTATTGGCTCATCCAAACTAAATGAGTCCCCTTGAATGCTGATAGGAGTAGAATGATTTTTACAGTAAACACACTCCTCATTTCTTCTTGATTGATGGTATAGATCTATACCATAATTTAGTTTCTTATTTCTTTCCAAATTACATAACACACGTTCTAAAGCCACTTTAGAATTTTTGTCTATTGGCAAATAGAACAGAGTACAAATTTCTTCAGATCGAATTTCTGGGTGAGTACTCTGTAAATAGTTGATTAAACCTCCTGATGTAGATGCGGAGATGAGAAATATTGCATTGTCATAGAAAATTGATTGTTTGTTATAAAGTCCATCATAGGATTTAAAGGATTCAATATTGATTTCTTTATCAGCGTGAAATCTTTTTACAAATTTGGTAATTGAGTATGCTACAACATTTATAGATAACGTATCACAATAGATATTTTCAAACTCTATATTTTGGAAAAGATGAAGTGTATTTATAGCGATAAAATCTATCTCAGATTTATGCACTAAAACATTTGCGGTTCTCAAAAATTTAGTGGAGTGCTTGCCAGATGGAAAAACAAAATGGTGAGATATCCCATTACTTTCTATTAGACCTCCATTGCCAATAAAGATTTCTGCTAAACCTTGATTTAGAATTTCCTTTTTGTTTTTCTCTAAAAAACGTTTCTTTTTGAAATTAAATGATTTCCCGTCATAGGGAACGAAAAAGATATTTTTACGTAAGGAAGTTTCCTCCACTTTGGGTATGCTTTTGAAAATGGTATCAATATTCTCAAGTACTAAACCTTTTATGTTTTCTTCCTTCTTACAATGTACAAATACCAATGCTGCTGTTTGATGATGAAATTTAAAATAATTAGTCAATTCATTTTTGAGCGTACTAAAATTAAAATTGGTGTCAGGGTTAAATATTACTGTAACATTCTTAAAGTTGTCATCTTCAATTTTTGCGTTGTATATATAGTATTTTCCCATTATTTAACTTTTAAAAGGGTATAAAATACTTATAAATGACCCTTGTGACTTGATGGTATTCTGACCGTCGAGAAGATTATTGTTCCAATTTTGCAATACCAGATTGTCTAAATTGTTTTTGTCTACAGGTTCGTATTTATTTTTTATAAGGTCTCGATATAGGCAGTATCTATCTGTGGTTATCCTTAAAAACCCTTTATCATCTAGAATATTTAAAATCCTGTCAAGCCCTTTACCCTTTTTCGTCTTCATATTGGTTTTTGAGGAAGTTTGATTTTTGATAAGACATTTTTTTATAATATCGATATCGCTAACTCGATCTTCTTTCCCAAACTTTTCTACGAACCCAATACCAGAATCGAAAACTAGAATTTCTAGATAATAGATTTGTTGATTGTCATTTGTTGATTGTTGAAGTAGCTTAGGATGAGTAAAAAATTGCTCTAATGGAGTATCCTTGAACTCTTTTTCAATCTTTTCATCTTTACCGATATGAAACCTTATATAAGCACCCCTTATGCTTGGAGATAAATCGACATTATTAGTATCGGTTCTTCCCCATTCCCATGTATTTTTCACAAGTTCAAATATAATGGCACCTATATCTTCAATAATAGGGTCTATCTCATTTAAGTTTTTTCTATTGAATGTGAGGATATAATCCTTTAGAATTTTTTTTACTTTTTTTACTATCTTATCCTCATCATCGTTAAACCCCTCAGGCCCCTCTAATAGCTTTATTAAACCTTTATTTTTGGGAAGGTGATCTGTATTTACTAAAATATACTTGTTCCCTTTAAATTTGGAAAGCGAGTTCATTCTAAGAAAAAACTCATTTTGTTTTACCCTTAGCTTTTCCTTTATATCTATTCCATTTTTATCGATAAAGCTGGAAATATTCCATAACAAAGATATAATTGGATAACTATACTCTTGATCATAAAACTTATCCAACTCACTTTCTTCTACATCTATTTTGACAAACTTTATATTGCTTTTGCTATTTAGATAAAATACAAGCTTTAAAATATCTGAAAGTAAACCGAATCTGTACTTAGTCAAATGTCCAGGCAAAATCAATGTAGTATCAACTAGGTGTTGCTCAATTATTTTATTATAGAGTTGCATCAGTTTTGCTGGTGTGGCAATTGTCGATATTTTAAATTCTGTCATTAGCCTTATTTATTTTCTTTGAAATTAATTTCCCAATAACCCTGCGTACCACCTTGCCGCTTTAAAAATCCTTTATTTTTAATAGCTGTGATATGTTTACCAACAGCAGATTCATTGATGCTTAAAGCTTCCGCTATTGCAGTATAGGTAATAGAAGTATTACCTGCAATAAGTTTAAGAACTTCTTTTTGTCTATTAGTTAGAGTGTCAGCTGCATCTATTGCACCACCTGTTACACCACCTGTTGCACCACCTATTACACCACCTTCTTTATCATCTGCCTTAAAAGTAGATTCATCAGCAACTTCTTTGGCAATAAAAGTCATCCTTAAGAAATTATCTGAAAAACTAAAACTCTCTTTCCCGTAATGTTCCAAAATACGAGGGATGCCAGAACCCAATTGCTCTACGAGTTCTAAGTCCTTGAAAATACGCATCAGTTCCTTGTTTCGTGGTACTGAAAAGCCCTCAAAAAATTCTTGTTTGCTCAATCCTTCTGGCAGACCACCTGCAGATGTGATTTCAATTCTGTCGGCAAAGATTTCAAACTTTGGGGGAATCTCATTGGTGTAGTCGTTATGCACAAATGAGTTAATAATCGCTTCGCGTAAGGCGATGGGATGCCAAAGATTAACTTGCTCCCTTTCTTTTGCTGTTATTTTTGTACTGGTTCTGTTCTCTACGGCAATTTTATCTATTACTTGCTTTGTGGACTTGACCAAGCATTCGTGTCCGTACTCGTTACTTTCTATAAGATCTGTTCGGGTTTTGCCGGAATACTTGGCCACCTTTATAGAAGTATTATTCTTATCTGCCAAAAGATAACCAGCATAGTTGAAAGCACCATCTTCGGTAAGTAGTTCCAAGTTCTTTGCAAATGCTTTACCAAGGGAATAACCCGATTCCTCATAATAGATTTTCAACTGACTAAAGCTTAAATCCTGCCGACCCGCTTTAATCTTACTGATGGAATTTCGGGTACGTTTAGCGAAGAGCTCGTCAATCATTTTTTGTGGCATCGGTTCAGCTGCTGAACCCAAACGAATAAAACAACCCCTTTCGCTCATCCCGTATTTTTTAAGATGATAGGGCTTTTCGGGACCGCTCGCCACAATGATTTTCAGGATAATCTTGCCTTCTCTTTCCTCGCTCACAATATCAAACAAACCCAATGCAGAAGGACGGATATTGTTCTTCAATCTATCCTTAATTTTCAATTGGTCACCATCTGCATCTGCCAAGCCATACGTGTTTCCGTCTTTATCAATACCAATGTATAGAATACCTCCTTCACGGTAGTTCAGAAAAGCAATAACCTCTTTTTCAAGCCCATCGGACAGTTCTCTTTTGTATTCTATACGGTTTGTTTCCGTCATTGTTTTTGTTTTTTACATTCCGCTAATTAATTCTTTTGCTTTGTCCAACGTAAATGCTCCCTTAACTTCTTTCTTGTCAAAAACCATAAAATATGAAAAATCGTGTCCAGCTTGTCTTTCCCATTCATTTCCGAGTCTGCATTTTCCTTCGCTGTCAGAACCGTCCAAATGGTCACCTTTCGTTTCAATCAATATTGTTTTTCCAGATTTCGTTCTCAAAATAAAGTCAGGATAATGATTGGCTTTAAATCCGTTAATGTAAAACCCTTTTCCTCTTTCTAAATTTCTATGCCAAAACACAATATTTGAAGAAGTTCCGATTTCCATTATCACTTTTTGCTCAAAATTATTCATTGTTCCCTCTCTTTCATACAATGAATTTCCAATTGAAGAGCCAATATTTCCAGGAACAATTTCCTTTCCTAATTTCCAGTTTTCTTTTGCAGTTATACGTTTTGATTTAATCAAATCCATAAATCGGGTTTCTGCATAACTGTCTGACAGTTGTCTGATTTTAGCTTTTATTTTATCAGTGTAACTCCATTTCCTAACCAAAATATCTCGCATTTGTTCTGCGTTCATTCCTTTTAAGATTCTACCAACATAGACTTTTATTTCTTGATCAGGAATTGGATACATATTTCCAATAATTTGCATTATTTGGTGCGTAATATCACTTATTTGAGCATCTTTTGGTTTGGCCAAAATGTATTCCGCAATTGGGTCTTTTACTTGACTTTCCTCAATCTTTACCCAATCAGGTGTGTAATTATCCTTCACTGTTTCTGTCAAATCAACTTTGTATAAATCAGATGAGATTTGGTCAAAGTCTATTTTTATATCTTCATCTGAAAGTTTAAAGTCTTTTAATAAAGATTCTCGGTTTAACAATTCTTCATCTGTTCCAAAGATGTCACTCGCTGTTACTTTTAGAAAAAATTGAGGAAAATCTATTTTTTCAATAATTTCTTTGTTTGCTTCTTTTACTCGATAGCGTTTTACTTTATCTCCCATTTCTTGAAAAATAGTTGAGTCAACAGGTTGTTTTTCTTGTTCCTGTATTTGCTGTTCTAATTCTTTGTTTTGTTCTTCTGCCATTGTTTCTATTTCCACAATTACAGAAGTATCTTCAATGTCATCTTCTTTTGCATTTGGGTCAAAAGAAATTCGCTTTTTATCAATTGTTTCTTCTTCCGCTTCTTTTTGT
It encodes:
- a CDS encoding NADP-dependent oxidoreductase, encoding MEIIEKSKKTSIMKAIRQHEFGGPSVLQYEDAPVPEVKLGEVLVKVHAIGMNPPDWYLRDGYKSLPKEWQPEGSFPIILGTDISGIVERVADDVKDFSIGDEVYGMVRFPEGVFGESKAYAEYVSVPASQIALKPERIDHIHAAAAPMSLLTAWQFMIDLGHNVQNPLQPNKHEPVALEGKTVLVNGAGGGVGHFAVQIAKWKGARVIAVASGKQEAFLRDLGADEFIDYTKTHAHEIISGVDLVIDSVGGPTTGRFLHTLKPGGALFPIFPLGFDGTDEAKKLGVIVSATQVRSNGAQLAEVARLLNDGTLQIAIDSIFSLADAQKAHQRAALGHIQGKIVLKVI
- a CDS encoding SDR family oxidoreductase, with protein sequence MKKALITGANKSIGYETARQLLQKGYYIFLGSRNLENGTAAVEKLKAEGLTNVEVVQLDVTNDDSVKSARIEIGKKTEVLDVLINNAGINGGWPQAALEASIDQFRQVFETNVYGVARVTQAFIDMLRKSPQPRIVNVSSSGCSLTLHCDPTWKYYSHKAAVYPASKAALNMYTINLAYELRDTPFKVNAVCPGFVATDFNGHRGTGTVQEAGTRIAKYAMIGADGPTGKFISEEHNPETGECPW
- a CDS encoding winged helix-turn-helix transcriptional regulator: MKNDENCEFDLSDLHFILKVLGGKWKLHILTSLYIGKKRFKELERDVVGISPKMLIKELKDLEAIGIVNRQTFNTVPITVEYSLTDDGLTLKPVLDHMREWASEFKQKVNSVG
- a CDS encoding NmrA family NAD(P)-binding protein; its protein translation is MNIVVTGSLGNISKPLATELVQKGHNVTVISSKDERQRAIEDIGAKAAIGSIQDAEFLINTFKGADVVYLMEAWEGIGSIFDKDVDFVAGFHRIGNNYKQAVEVSGVKNIVHLSSVGAHSKTGYGTLTAHHDVENILKQLPDDVAIKFMRPVGFYTNLYRSVQTIKDKAAFISNHGGDVKEPLVSPLDIAAAIVEEMESPFEGRKVRYIASDDVSPNEIAKIIGEAIGKPDLQWIMIPDEQMLEGMLGMGVNTKIAEGMVEMQASQRNGKLYEDFYENKPTYGKVKFTDFAKEFALAYNK
- a CDS encoding FMN-dependent NADH-azoreductase; its protein translation is MDSKRILQINSSIMGDKSYSRKLGNAIVEKIKVKYPNSTVEQLDLVESNIPHLTPETLQAMFTPEEHQTDEVRQALQLSDTLLKQLFESDILVIGAPLINLTIHSSLKAWIDHITRRGITFGYNEAGIPIGFITGKKVYVAMSSGGIYTDEQGKSNDFVAPYLKSFLGFLGMTDLTVVRAEGLHIPVIQDTALEKGVHSIVIN
- a CDS encoding RNA-binding domain-containing protein, translating into MTETNRIEYKRELSDGLEKEVIAFLNYREGGILYIGIDKDGNTYGLADADGDQLKIKDRLKNNIRPSALGLFDIVSEEREGKIILKIIVASGPEKPYHLKKYGMSERGCFIRLGSAAEPMPQKMIDELFAKRTRNSISKIKAGRQDLSFSQLKIYYEESGYSLGKAFAKNLELLTEDGAFNYAGYLLADKNNTSIKVAKYSGKTRTDLIESNEYGHECLVKSTKQVIDKIAVENRTSTKITAKEREQVNLWHPIALREAIINSFVHNDYTNEIPPKFEIFADRIEITSAGGLPEGLSKQEFFEGFSVPRNKELMRIFKDLELVEQLGSGIPRILEHYGKESFSFSDNFLRMTFIAKEVADESTFKADDKEGGVIGGATGGVTGGAIDAADTLTNRQKEVLKLIAGNTSITYTAIAEALSINESAVGKHITAIKNKGFLKRQGGTQGYWEINFKENK
- a CDS encoding winged helix-turn-helix transcriptional regulator, whose translation is MQKIVVTQRKALSFRKVFIFTGMKIHEEKTLPTKEECSGSLKNVFDAMFVLNGKWKLPLVLCLMHSSKRFNELQKEVKGISPKVLANELKDLELNFLIKRNVYPTTPVSIIYEATEYSHSLKNVLEELSSWGENHRNKVKGKTI
- a CDS encoding SDR family NAD(P)-dependent oxidoreductase: MKQNGNTVLITGGGTGIGLAMAEIFLNKGNEVIICGRTKATLDKAQEKVPLLHTIVADVSSKEGRKALKTEIANHFPKLNVLVNNAGIYSITDIMDPKYIPILESQLTTNLVAPMALIQELMPVLEKNVDAIIVNVTTGYVFIPSAQSSAYSASKTALRAITQGLRFNLQKKSIRVVEIIPPAVDTQMNKGKNISLMTSELFAQKAFKGLVNGQDEIVIGMSKLGKLLSRIAPKFSFKKMNTDEEKQRMEMDLAAIDL
- a CDS encoding winged helix-turn-helix transcriptional regulator, translating into MKKKEKECPDVPTCSVDYAFKRIGGKYKGRILWYLHEHKILRYGELGRTVPDITTKMLTQTLRELENDNLVDRKVYHQVPPKVEYSLTEVGKELIPFISYLKEWGDKQIQKTNS
- a CDS encoding helix-turn-helix domain-containing protein encodes the protein MKKEENTLYKFESLTDFHRVFGLPKPMHPLISFVDITDLETLPYDFPKSMAMNFYKISYKTGMCGQAKYGQSYYDFGEGGLVLTSPNQVFESPSGNHASGRLLLVHPDFLLTYPLAKKIKEYGFFSYATNEALHLSDNERKTILSIFEIIDDELKSRIDDFSQDVMIAQLELLLNYCNRFYKRQFITRKVVNNDLLQKIEEILDNYFNDSTPLKEGIPTVQLLSEKLNISPSYLSDMLRTLTGLSAQHHIHNKLVEKAKEMLSISELTVNEIAYQLGFEYPQSFSRLFKSKSGVSPMEFRASFN